A window of the Dongshaea marina genome harbors these coding sequences:
- the rpsJ gene encoding 30S ribosomal protein S10, which yields MQNQRIRIRLKAFDYRLIDQSTAEIVETAKRTGAQVRGPIPLPTRKERFTVLVSPHVNKDARDQYEIRTHKRLVDIVEPTEKTVDALMRLDLAAGVDIQISLG from the coding sequence AGAATTCGTATCCGTCTGAAGGCATTCGATTATCGTCTGATCGATCAGTCTACAGCGGAAATCGTAGAAACTGCTAAGCGCACAGGCGCTCAGGTACGTGGTCCTATCCCACTGCCTACTCGTAAAGAGCGCTTCACAGTACTGGTTTCTCCACACGTGAACAAAGACGCACGTGATCAGTACGAAATTCGCACTCACAAGCGCCTGGTCGACATCGTTGAGCCTACAGAAAAAACCGTTGATGCACTGATGCGGTTGGATCTGGCTGCCGGTGTTGATATCCAGATCAGCTTGGGTTAA